TTTCTCCGCAtgtaatcctaatgatactcagattctctacacagccagattctccccacaactagattctcggaaaagctagtaaaaaaaagctgaaccaaacaagcCCTATGTCATTTGAAAACTATCTTTTGGTATTAGACTATTGTGTCATTTGAATCTAGTCTATATGTTTGAAATATCATGTTGGACTATTATATGATCTAAATTTATTGCtatatttttattttgatatataTGCTTGTGTGTAATTCACTATCGGAATTCGGCACTTTGACAAGTGTCAAATGATTTGTTGGGTGTTTtttcgagcactcggcaaagaagctctttgccaaaTGCCAAGCAAAAAACCCTCGATAAAAAAACCCTCGGCAAAAAAACTCTTTGTTGAGTGCTGACACTCAGCAAGGagcttctttgccaagtgtttttTTTCAACACTAGCCAAAgaaaatttaaaaatcacattttaaagcagtaaatcaattcaaatgaaaaaaatttcaactataaatttgtataactcatcaagatgtacaatttatattttgatcatttctttgtatgaaaaataaaagtaaatttgttcataaaatttatatctctcgtagtttatgaaactacaagagagatgaataagatttgtggataatgttagaaccatcatgtgagatgaataaatgaccaaacaactaaaataaactttgtagatcttgagaagttatagaattttgtagttggcaacgttttcatttgaagtcatcttgtcaacgaaaactacatatgatttttttttaaaaaataaatttTGAATTTTAAAAACGACCTCGAATGGAAAACCCACCAAcagaaaagttgtaggtcttgaaaagcaatgaaactttgtagttgacaatgttttcgtTTGAAATCATATTGTCATGCAAAattatgtttgaattttaaaatttgaaattttcaaacTACCTTAGATgggaaaaccaccaaaataaaagttgtaggacttgaaatgtaatgaaactttgtaattgacaatgTTTTGATTCGAATCATTTTATCAtagaaaaattcgtgtgaagtttttaaatttgaaattcaaattttgtaaacggcatCGGATGaagaaactatcaaaatagaacttgtagatcttgaaaagttatgcaaatttatagttggtcatattttcaaataaattcatttagtgcctcaaataatcaaattactctcgtttgttatagtacatgagaaatgaaaacgtaatatagacacaATTGATGTAGTAGTGCAGTTGTAGAGTAGGGTATATGTGAGAGAGAGATTGCAAGTTCGAATCTCATtcacaaaacatgtaaatttgattcaaaataaggATGAAAAATGATAAGACATCGGTATGGTAATAGGTAGTGGTTGAAGAGTTGTTCCCataatttaaaaaatgttttgctgtttttttggTTTTTTTGCGAttctttctttgtcgagtgctttttgATACtcagcaaagtctttgccgagtgtccgaaaaagtaCTAAAAAAACCCTTGCCGATAAAATGtttgtttgccgagtgtctgggacactcgacaaagaaggcgaGTCCGGTAGTGATTGTTCTATTCGTGAACTAAATTAGAGTTAAGGATAAGCAATTTCTTCATTATTCACATGTATCAAGTATCTAACTAAATAATATTTGTATCCGTCACTTATCCGTGTGAATAAATCGTATCGGTATGACCATATCTGATTTGGAATCCGATGAAAATATATTAAGATACGGAATGACCTACTATCCATCCGTATCCGCCTATTTTTACCCCAAaatctaagagcatctccaacaacgtgacctataaaaatgccctataatttgaaaatgagtatattttatagaatttagggcaccaacaaaacaccccgctccaacagtaaagcctcaaatctagattatagggcagcccactacggtgtagtatatttgagtcacttgagagggtgccctatagtttttggacaaaattttatgaaatgaggcactgttggagtagtttttcctgtgtagagccctatattttaatttaaggcactagtttgaggcattgttgaAGATGCTCTAAGTAGCTGGTTTATATTTGACATGTTCCCCGCTTCCATTTCTATTTCCATTTTTACCTAAAAGACGTTATAAAACCTTGATAACGAGTTCCCGAAAGGACCTATTCATTTTCGCTTTTATCCCTACTAATGAGATTAATTGAAACTTAAAAACTTGTAACACGTGTAACACAAAAATTATAATTGCCCGGTCACGTGTAACATGTCCGGTCTTGCAGGGAACTATATCTGCCCGGTCTTGCAGGGGACTGCAAAATTAAAGCCACCAATTCCGTGCGATTCGATCATAGTGGGCTGTTGCCACTATATATCAAAGATTTCGTCCTTTTTTTACTTAATAGATTCTTTCAATACATCTTTAAAAATTGCTCTCACCTCTTTTATAGTACAAACCAAGGTGAAGTTAAAAACAGTAGCTTTTCTCAGTTTTCTTTTTACTATCTTTCCATAAAAGCGGTTTTACCGAAAGTTTATAACAATACATTTAGCTCTATCGCTAAAACTATTTTTTGAAAGCAAAGACAACTAAAAAAACATTTCACCGGTGAAAATGACCGTACTGTATACGTCATGTTTAAGACTAGCTTGGTAACTCTATTTTTCTAAGTAAtttctattttttttaaaaaaaaataaactaattttcctaaAAAAATAAAAATCCTTACAAATAAGGTTATCCAACTAGTCCTTGAAATCGTTTTCGGTCTGTCCCCCGCACACACGCATACCAGCATTTCATTTCGTTTTCAGATACAGATTTGGCGAGAGGCGAGTGACGCTTTACCTCCGCCACTTGCCAAAAGCTAGCAGAGACACCAAACATGGATGGGGGCCCGCCTGCATCCTAATGTTTTGTGACATCACCCTTACCTTAGCATGTTCTTGATAGTGCCGACGTCTGTCCTTCCAAATTCTAGATAGCACATTTAGTGGGGGGTAGCCATGTTGGCATTTTCCAAAGAGCACTGATGTGTTAGTTGAAACTGGAACTCATCTCTTCTTAATAAATATATTATACATAGTTTATACTGTGACATATCATGAATATAAAACGTACATCAATTACTTTCTCCTATATTAGCAGACAATAAATGTGGGCAATTTAGGCCATTATCATTTTCATTCTCGTTAAATACAGTGACACATCATCAAATCTGGTGACATGGTAGCCTATTTATTATGAGAGAGATAAAATGAGTTTCATGGGAATGAAACTAGGCATACACGGTTACCTAGCTAGACATGTTGTGTCTTGCATATTGCCGATGAAACCACACCAAATGAAACTGTCCACTGACAATGAAAAGTCTCATACATGCATGGTTGCATTCGTTCCATGATGATGTGGCACTTAGGAAACATAAATATGAAATCTTTCATTGAGAAGGGCCTGATAAGCATTCCAGGAGTACCTAAGGGTATTTTTATAACGGTAAATGTAGGAAATCTAGGCGCCGGTTAGGTATTAACTAcatctttttatttttttcctcGTAAATAGTAGTTATGTATGTTTTAGATACAGTACGTTCCTAGGTTATTTTAGACTATTTTCATCATCGCAAAGGCGTGATTAGGAGTGTATACAAAGGTTAACGGGTTACATTATATCAGTAGTGGTTTAGACTTTGAAAATAGGCAACTACTGAATTTAACCAAACCCATATATATCGATGTGTTATCTATGGCCCTATTGACTTCATTCCAAGCTTTGCCAGTAAAGGAGAAGATCAATATATATTCCAGTCTTGTGTTTCTGCCACTTTGCCTGGTACGTACGTGTCTGTCCTCTATTCTTGTAAAGAATTACATAATTTCTGCGAGGTTTTATAAAAAAAATAGACAATTTATGTGTGTGAATGCACCGGGCACACGCGCCACACAGCATTTTATTGATCGATCGACCTGACACAAAGCGTGTCAACACCAAGTCAAGAACACAGCGAGGAACAAAAGTTCTCGAGAGAGTGGGCTAGCCATCATAGCTAGCTTTACCATACACGAAGCAACATCCACTGGTCGGCCGGCCGGTGGCATTCATGCAATATGCACTTGGACCTTTGTGTCAGATTTTCATAGAGCATTATATTCCATTTAAACTAAAAAATATACTAGTGCGTATACTATATAACAATCCACCACTGCGTGCAAGTGCAACCCCCTACACCACTAGCGTGCACACACAAttgtgaaagaaagaaaaaaacacTTGTGATCTTGTTCTTTCCAACTTACAAGAACAGCTAGAGAGAGCTTCAGAACTCTTGCCACAATTCTCTATAGGTCTTGCGTGTGTGTAGCTCCTTTGCAGCTACCTCTTTGACCAGCTAGCTTGCCTGCCATCATCATGGGAAACTGCCTGGTGATTCaagacaggaaggagatcaagatcATGAGcatgggcggcggcggcggcgaggtcctcaagatgccatccCCGCCGGGCAGCTTGAGTAAGGCGGCCGACGATGTCATCGTCGACGCCGACGCTGCTGCAGCTGGCGCCGCTGCCGTCGTCAGGGTGAAGCTGGTGATCAGCAAGCAGGAGCTGAAGAAGATGCTCGACAGGGAGGGCGTGTCGCTGGACGACGTGGTGTCGTCTCTCGTGCTGCGCAATCGAGAACTGGAGGAGGTCTGCTGCGGAGGGTGGCGGCCGGCGCTCGAGAGCATACCGGAAGGCAGCGATCTCTAGCATGCACGTACGACAGCGCCTGGCATCGGTCGTTCAGATGTCTAGCTCTAGCTTGTGGAAGTCACTGGATCAGTGACGGTCGTGCCTACACTACACTGGAGTACACAAGATACTTTTTGGGAATAAGCGTAAGCAAAACATGTGTGTGCTGGGTATAACATTATATACACATATATATAGAGAGAAAGATAGTATTGGTAGGAGTTTTGAGATAGGGATTCTCTTCATCTTTTCTTGCTGCCTACGTGTGCTTGTAAAGAAGAGGTAAAGATGATCCTGGAAATCAAGCAAGTCCTTTATGCATGTATACTATATACTATGTGTCCTAATCAGTGATTCAGTCATCACAGTTACAATCCCAAGggatccatatatatatataagctgCTTCTTATATATTTGGTGTTTACTAATTCTCAGTCCTATCTTTAAGACGGCGAGAGTTTTATTGTATTTTAGAAAAGAATGATTGAATTCATAAGAAAATCGGACCCGAGAACCGTATATTAGTTCATGGCTTTCAATACTGAAGATACTTGGTTCGCCACCAAGGTCTGTGCTTGCCATGATCACCACAACCACGTCCACTCGATCGCATCACTGAAAGAGACTCCGCAGTGGTTGGTGGTGCGCGCCTCTAGCCTAGCTGGAAATCAATGCAATGACAAAAACGGCAGCAATTTTCAGTTCAAATACTGATCGATGGGAAGTTGGGCCGGGATGAGCACACAGCTAGAGCTGACGAGGCCCTGTCGTAATTTTACGACCAAGTATCACCGTCGCCATAGGTGCCACACGCGCTCATACTGGGCCCTAAAGGCTAGTTTAGGCCCGCATACGTAGCCACTCTCAGTCTCCTAGTCTCATGTGGCGATTGTCCATACCAACCCATCTAGCCCACCCAAGCCCAACGATCACCTAGGCAGCCTCCACCGCCATGAGCCCAGGACGCCTCTACGCCCTCAATCTCCAAAGACGTGACTCCAAATAGTAACCTAAAATTAAAATAATACATCATTTAATGGTGCACCCATTAGTGTCCTACATGCCATATTTCCAGCGTGTCCAAATAAAAATAGAATCCCTTGATTTATGGTGGCCGTATCAGACGTGGAGGCACTTGGTTGGGAGTGAATCAACATTTACACTATATCTAACAATATTTGTGCTCAATCTTGAAAATTTTTACGATCATTAATACAACACATCAGAGTTAGTAACGTCTCTCACGTTAGCTCGTTATTTACATTCAAGATAAGGATTTTTACGTTTAAAACTGAAGATTTTTACGCTCGAACCTGAAGTATATCCACCAGTCTACTGCATGCCATTTTTTTAAGTGCATAGTGAAAAGAGAATACATTGATTTATGGTGCTCGTGACTCAAAAAAATCAATTTTCCTAATCAACTCACCTAATCAAATTCTTGATTTTATGGTGGCAGTATGGACGTGGGGGGCTATTGGTAGGAAGTGAGTCAACATTTATGTTATATCTAACACTTTTGATGCTCAAACTTGAGGATTTTTACAGTCAAAACTGAGGATTTTACGCTATTCAGAGTAGGTATTTATGCTAACATATACAAATTTTTTATGCTATAATTAACTCGGTATCATATACTCGTTTCTTGAAATTATGATCTAATTAAGACTATTTTACGACACACATAGATATATCTTATACATTTTGTTTGATTCTCTATAAAATCACGACATTGAATGTTATGTTTTTACGATTATGTGGGAAAACAACATATTTTTCCACATGATCTCTCGTTCGTGCTTAACTACCGCGAGGGCGCAAGCAGTAAAACAGATCCCAAGATTTTTGTTGTACGCAAAGAAACGGGTCCGAGATTTATATAGCTACTACAAATCAGGCAATAACGAGGTTTCAACAACTGCTGCaccaagggggtgtttggttctagggactaaagattagtctataGTTTTTAGTGCCATTTAGCTCCTTTTTtaccaaacactaggactaaaatatagactaaaatgatttagtctttagtccttcacatatgtgctaaaagagactaaaagccTACATGAGTGTATTCCAAGTGCATTTGAGTCTATTtagtccctagaaccaaacaattagggactaaagtttagttgtagaactaaaatttagtcctaagactaattgaaaccaaacatggcACAAATAATGCACATGTACATGCATCCAAATCTTTCCTTATTCTTTTAGGCATGATAGATAGAAAATGCGAAGGCATAATTTTCTTCCATCTGTGGCTGCTCAGTTCATGCACCAACCCAATCCAATCATATACATTAATTCCCCTTTTGTGGGGACAATTAcgtacttagggggtgtttggttacaccccgctaaaatttagctcctatcccatcgaatgtttgaacctccgttccgggtattaaatgtagtcggattataaaactaatttgtcagccgaagattaaaagacgagacgaatctagtccagttggttgggtctatatttcatacttctATTTAAAaatcaaacgcttgatgtgacccgagctaaactttagcaggagcaaccaaacacccctttaTACTCTCTTGTTCAATGTCATTTCATGCTAATCATTGGAAGAAAAATAGTGGATGGGGACTGAGGAAAGGAAATAAAAAGGTCTGGTTGGAACAATATCCATTAATTAGTGAAGTACTTTCTCTTGTTTAAATAAAAAAAATGAAAGGGACATGTTTTCTGCTTCCCTCTTTCCTAATCGAAAAAAATGTTCTATACGTCTGGTGGTTTCGTGGTGAATTGCAGAATTGGTGACCACTGAAAGAGGATCATTGTAGGATAACACTTACAGGATAAATTTTATCTCCTCCGATCCTTTTTGCACATGTGATGTGTGGAATCGCACAGCATAGTATAGAGTTGTTGTATGTTTTCGTTGATGTAAGTATACACCAGTTTATTAGTGCTTTTCAAAAAGAAAGTAATATGACCTAGGGTTAACTTCCATTTTTCTGGAACACAGGTTCAGAGAAGACTTTTAGGAACCCACTATAAAGTTTCTGATTTGCACTTTTGAAGAATCACCCAATTAAGACATAAACGTTGCTTTCAATTGCTGTTTAATTATTTATGCGTGTGAAGATGTTGGACCATACACAGGTTATTTAACCaacacatcagtgaatagacttaAAGGACTCAAGATTTTAATAATATGCTAGCTCAAGCGATTTGGATAGGGATACTATCGGATTCGTGTAGGATTAGGTTATGTATGACAAGCCATGGATGTTGACTCATTAACAGGGGACAGTAGTGAGAGACCAAATTAAGATTAGGAACCAAAATGCTATACTGGTGTTGCCGCCTGTCCAGTTGGTCTGGTCATTACTTCAGTTTCTTGCTGCACGTATAATTGGGCGATTGAAATGAGCATTCTAGAATACACTGAATCTACTACACTGTCACATCAAACAAGAAGAGCTAGTTTCAGCGTGTGGGCAAGAGCAACTCAGAATAGAAACAGCTACTCAAGACTCAAGACTGTCTGACTGCCCGTCCTCCAACTCTCCAAGGCTCCAAGCTATCGGCTAGCCCTTTGTTGCCACATAACTCTCAATAATTCCGGTTTCTCTTCTTTGGCTCCACTTCTCTTCCTTTATTTGCATTTGGATTTTTTGGATAGCAGTTCATGGCCAGCAGATTTGATGATGTTCTTCTGTTTTGGATGAAGCCAAATAGGTCGCTAGCTAATTTAAATGGGGTTAGTGAAATCAAAAACCAAGTCTCAATTAAGAATAGAAGGAGGaactcttcacttaattgctctcacaaTATGTGTATTGAAACTAGAGCAATATCAAAGTGAAGTGGAGAGCTCGGAAGAACAAAATCACAATGCAAGTAAGTGGACAATGAGACACAATGATTTTTTTTGACTGtcaacggggggggggggggggggggggaggctcCCCACCTAATTTTTCATTGATATGTTCTTGTCGCCCCTAAAGGCTTTACATAAGTTTATAGACCCGGCTTGCCGGGGTGAGGGGGGGGAAGAATTTTCTAAGGTATTACATATTACATGCTAGCAGTTGAGAACACCAGTACCCAGGCGGCTTGCACACCTGCTTCTTTGGAACCATGTCTGTAACTCCAGTTCTTAGCCTCCTCACTGCATTGTCGAAGGATCCGGCTTAAGGGGATTGCTTCCTGCCTGAATACCAAGGCATTCCTACGCTTCCACAGTTGCCAACAACATAGAACCACAAAAGAAGAGAATTCAGTTTTCGGTATGTTCGTTGGCCTCACAATAAGATGCAGTTCGTGGACATCCAAATCAGCAGGTACTTGAAAGCCTATTGCCTGCCAGAATCGTTTTGCAAAGGGGCAATGTAAGACTATGTGGCCCGCCGATTCACTTTCCTGATTGCATTCTTCACATACATCTTCGTCCACAATCCGCTTGCGCAGCAAATTTCTCTTGCTCTGTATTCTCCCTTGAGTCATTAGCCATGCAAAGAACTTCACCCTAGGTGGTGTTTTGTTATTCCATACGAACGCTGCCAATACATTCTCTGACCTGACCGGTCGCTTCAAAAGCTCATACAAAGCGGACGTCTGGAATTTCCCGTGTGTACTGGTTAACATGCATTTTCTTTCATCAGGTTGCTGAGAAAGTTGAGTACCACTGATGATGTTCTGAGCTTGATGTAACTCTAACTGTGCTTGTGATGACAACCGTGTCACAAGATGAAGTCCATTGGCCATGACATCCACCACACTAGCCTGCTGCTTCACACAATGTGAAAACAGGGCCGGCAGTTTGGTAGCTAGATCATCCTCTCCATGCCATGCGTCATGCCAGAAGTTCGTGCTGCATCCATCTCCCACAGTTGAGGTACTGACCGCTTGATAGATCGGAAGAAGTGTCCGCAAGCTATCCCAGTGTGGTCCTCCTAGATCCCCCTCCATTGTGGCCATGTTCATGTGTTCTTTTACCCAAACTGCCCATGACGAGTCTGTAGCAGAGTGCAACCTATGTATCAACTTGATCAAAAGACAGATGTTGTGCAGCTTCAAGTCTTTGATCCCCAGCCCCCCATCCTCCTTTAGCGTGCACACTGTGTCCCACGCCACTAAGCAGCTTGCCCCTAAGCATTCGTCGTTTCCATTCCATAAGAAGGATCTACGCCTGCGATCAATATGTGCCACAACTCCATTTGGAACCAAAACAGCCAACATGATGTATATGAGTTGGCTGTCCAAAACCGAATTTATCAGAACCGCTCGACCCATCGGGTTTAACAGTGCAGCTTGCCATCCTGCTAGGTACTTATCTGCCTTGGCAATATGTGGGGCAAAAGACGATAGACGAAGCTTGTGTGGGGACAGTGGTAGTCCCAGGTATGTCTGAGGGAAACCCTCCAGCCTGCAACCAAGGGTGGCAATCATGAGAGGGAGGTGTTGTTCATCAATGTTCATCGGAACTGCGGTGCTTTTTGAGAAGTTGATCTTCAGCCCAGTCGCATCCGAGAAGTCATCTAAATTTTTCTTAAGTGTTTTGACATCTTCTAGGTCTGCACGCAATAATATTAGGGTGTCATCCGcgtattgtagcactgggcatggTCGGTCATCAATTAGCGGATGTCGAACACCCCTGCTGTGCTTGATCAAGCTCTGTAGGACATCTGCCACAAGTAAGAAGAGGTATGGTGACAGCGGATCTCCCTGTCTCAGACCTCTCTTGCACGTGAACCATGGTCCAGGTACTCCATTAAGCAATACAGAGGTTTTGGAAGATGCTAGCAGCTGCAATATCCATCTCTGCCATTTCTGATTGAAACCCCTTGCTCTCAGGACTGTGAGCAACCCGTCCCAATTAACGGTATCAAAAGCCTTTGCAAAGTCTAGCTTGATTACTAGGGCCGGAGTCTTTCTCTTGTGGCAACATTGTATTAACTCCATTGCATAGACAAAGTTTTCAGTGATCGAGCGGCCTTGGATGAAACCAGTTTGATCCAAGTCTATGAGTGAGCAGATGTCCTGttgcaatcttgtagtcataatcTTGGTAATAATCTTGACGCTGCAGTTTTGGAGGTTGATGGGGCGGAAGGAGTCCACTGTTGTACATCCCGGCTTCTTTGGCAGTAAAACCATGTATGCTCGATTGATTCTTTCcagttcagcttccctctgctgaAAGGCATTGAGCAGATCCATAACTTGTGTCTTGACAGTCGTCCATGCACACGAGTAGAAGATGGGTCCAAAACCATCTGGCCCTGGTGCACTCAGCTTATTCATTGATCGGATTGCTTGTAGTGCTTCTCTGTCTGTAAAGGGGGCTGTTAGACTTTCAGACGCAAGCTGTCTTCAATTGTAGAGTTCATCTATGTTGAATTTCCATGTGGAGTTTCCTGCTTCCCCCATAATCCCAGAGAAATAGTCTGTGACTGCTGCTATCTTTGATTCATGACTGAACAGTTCCTGCTCCCTGTGCGTGATCTTGCCAATATGATTCCGCCTCAATCTTTGAGTTGCCTGAGCATGGTGGAACGCGGTGTTTGCATCCCCTTCCCTGATCGCCTTCTATTTCCCTCGCTGTTTCCAATATGCAGCCGTTGCTctgatgtgttgttggagacgAGTTTGGCATAATTCCCTGACCTGCATTTCAGCTTCAGATAGCGTCCTGTACTCTTCCAggaagtccaacatcataataatGAATTTGCAGTTTTGTACAAAGAAAGGGGGCGCCCTATTACGCCTAGACCAAACCTTCGCTGCAGCTCTGGTGTTCTTGAGGCAGCTCGCGAGGCAAGCAGCAGCATCAGTCGAATGGGTGATAGGCTGCCAGGCGTTTAGAATGGCCGGTAGGAAATTCGGGTTTTTTAGCCAAGCTTTTTCAAATCTAAAGGTTGTAGATTTTGGAATTGTAGTAGCTATTTTTGCTATAATTGGTTTATGGTCGGACGTAGTTCTGACTGAAGAGCTAAGAGAGGCCGATGGATAGCAAGTGGTGAAGTTCTCATTTGTGAAGGCACGATCCAGGCGTGCCAGGGTTGGGGTGCGGCGTTTGTTTGTCCAGGTGAAGAGGCAGTCTAGCAGAGGCAGCTCGATAAGCCCAAGGTCATGGATAGTATCATTAAACAGGTTACAGAGATGTCGATTGGTTCTGCCCCTATTTTTTTCTGAGGCATCCCTGATAAGATTGAAGTCTCCAATGATAAACCAAGGTCCCACAATGTTTGAGTGGATTTCCCCCAGGATGTCAAGAAAAGTTGCTGTATCCCTATGGTCAGACGGCGCATACACATTTGTTATGGTAATTTCAGAGTTTGTGTTGGCTAAAAGAAAGTGATAGGTTAAAGCATATTGGCGAGTGACAAAAGAACTGAGCTCCAGGACGTCAGTGTCCCAAGCCGTGATTAAGCCTCCCCTAGTTCCAGTAGAAGGGATGTCTAGGAATGTAACAACAAGTTTTGGTGGAAGAAAG
This portion of the Zea mays cultivar B73 chromosome 2, Zm-B73-REFERENCE-NAM-5.0, whole genome shotgun sequence genome encodes:
- the LOC100278192 gene encoding uncharacterized protein LOC100278192 — encoded protein: MGNCLVIQDRKEIKIMSMGGGGGEVLKMPSPPGSLSKAADDVIVDADAAAAGAAAVVRVKLVISKQELKKMLDREGVSLDDVVSSLVLRNRELEEVCCGGWRPALESIPEGSDL